In Daucus carota subsp. sativus chromosome 4, DH1 v3.0, whole genome shotgun sequence, one DNA window encodes the following:
- the LOC108217782 gene encoding putative pentatricopeptide repeat-containing protein At3g11460, mitochondrial, with translation MISRSANSLCYSSTTILRFNTRYICSTSNTSSCSSWNTQLRELAKQGHYQKALYLYPQLLSSGASPNAFTFPFALKSCAALCLPVPGQQLHAHVIRTGCHSEPFVQTALMSMYCKCFLVENARKLFDESTYARRLTVCYNALIAGYTHNSEFCDAVLLFRRMRLLGVAVNSVTMLGLVPGCTVPLHLGFGMSLHCLNVKCGLDGDMSVGNCLLTMYVRCGSVWSGRKFFDEMPEKGLISWNAMISGYAQNGHANLVLDLYREMELKGVSPDPVTLVAVLSSCANLGASEVGMEVEQKIKRRGFGSNQFLQNALVNMYARCGNLVKAQAIFDDMPEKNLVSWTAIIGGYGIHGHGDDAVKLFDQMIDAGIRPDKTVFVSVLSACSHAGLTKRGLEYFDSMEKKYRLQPGSEHYSCVVDLLGRAGRLKEAQELIESMSGKPDGAVWGALLGACKIHRNVELAELAFERVIELEPTNIGYYVLLSNLYSETKYTEGILKVRVMMRERKLRKDPGFSSVEYGGRNHLFMAGDRSHPQTEEIYAMLNRLEDLAKETSERRKIDDDGGNSELVSCARVHSERLAIAFALMNTALGSRILVTKNLRVCTDCHIFIKLVSKIVDRQFVIRDATRFHHFQNGVCSCNDYW, from the coding sequence ATGATCAGCAGATCAGCCAACAGTTTATGTTACAGCAGCACAACAATTTTGAGGTTTAACACAAGGTACATATGTAGCACTAGTAATACCAGCAGCTGCAGCTCATGGAACACACAACTGAGAGAGCTAGCCAAACAAGGCCATTATCAAAAAGCTCTCTATCTCTACCCTCAGCTACTCAGCTCAGGCGCATCTCCAAACGCCTTCACTTTCCCTTTTGCTCTCAAATCTTGCGCCGCATTGTGTCTCCCTGTCCCTGGTCAACAGCTTCATGCCCATGTTATTCGAACCGGGTGCCACTCAGAGCCTTTTGTTCAAACGGCTCTGATGTCAATGTACTGTAAATGTTTTTTAGTCGAAAATGCACGTAAGCTGTTTGATGAAAGTACGTATGCTAGGAGGCTCACTGTTTGTTACAATGCTTTGATTGCTGGTTATACTCATAATTCAGAGTTTTGTGATGCTGTTTTGTTGTTTCGTCGAATGAGGTTGTTGGGTGTGGCGGTTAATTCGGTTACAATGTTGGGTTTGGTTCCTGGTTGTACTGTTCCATTGCATTTGGGGTTTGGGATGTCATTGCATTGTTTGAATGTTAAGTGTGGTTTGGATGGTGATATGTCGGTGGGGAATTGTTTGCTTACGATGTATGTTCGGTGTGGTTCGGTTTGGAGTGGTAGGAAGTTCTTTGATGAGATGCCTGAAAAGGGTTTGATATCTTGGAATGCTATGATTTCTGGGTATGCGCAAAATGGTCATGCCAATCTTGTTCTTGACCTTTATCGCGAGATGGAATTGAAGGGCGTATCTCCGGACCCGGTGACTCTTGTTGCCGTTCTGTCGTCTTGTGCTAATCTTGGTGCGTCAGAGGTTGGTATGGAGGTAGAACAGAAAATCAAGCGTAGAGGATTTGGATCCAACCAGTTCCTTCAGAATGCTCTGGTTAATATGTATGCTAGATGTGGTAACCTGGTTAAAGCTCAGGCTATTTTCGATGACATGCCAGAGAAGAATTTAGTGTCATGGACAGCAATTATAGGTGGCTATGGAATACACGGACATGGAGATGATGCTGTGAAGCTTTTCGACCAGATGATTGATGCAGGCATTCGTCCTGATAAAACCGTTTTTGTTAGCGTTTTGTCTGCATGTAGTCATGCAGGGCTAACTAAAAGGGGATTGGAATATTTTGATTCAATGGAGAAGAAATATAGGCTGCAACCTGGTTCAGAGCATTATTCTTGCGTTGTTGATCTTCTAGGCCGGGCAGGCCGGCTTAAGGAAGCTCAAGAGCTCATCGAATCTATGTCAGGCAAGCCTGACGGGGCTGTATGGGGTGCACTCTTGGGTGCTTGCAAGATCCACCGAAACGTGGAGCTTGCAGAGTTGGCTTTTGAACGAGTCATTGAATTGGAACCAACAAATATTGGTTACTACGTCTTGTTATCAAATTTATACTCCGAGACAAAATACACGGAAGGGATACTGAAAGTGCGGGTGATGATGAGAGAACGAAAGCTTAGAAAGGACCCTGGTTTTAGTTCTGTTGAGTACGGTGGGAGGAATCATCTCTTTATGGCTGGGGATAGAAGCCATCCGCAAACAGAGGAAATATATGCAATGTTGAATAGATTGGAAGATTTAGCAAAGGAAACCAGTGAACGTAGGAAGATTGACGATGATGGAGGTAATTCTGAACTTGTTAGTTGTGCAAGAGTCCACAGTGAAAGGCTGGCTATTGCATTTGCACTAATGAACACTGCTCTGGGGAGTCGGATACTTGTGACAAAGAACCTAAGAGTATGCACCGattgtcatatttttataaagttAGTCAGCAAAATTGTTGATCGTCAATTTGTAATTAGAGATGCAACTCGTTTCCACCATTTCCAGAATGGAGTCTGTTCGTGCAATGACTATTGGTAA
- the LOC108215904 gene encoding uncharacterized protein LOC108215904 isoform X3, whose amino-acid sequence MFLACVVMNCEKELCLLVLLFELPLRDINQVSPRSLKFRKNIHGKPEVWVPYVVDWQQIEDWHPQQLHFNISHTESLVACGVTTHNPIGIDIEEKERKIKHSISSFAKRYFSQQEVQLLSSISDPEIQRQEFIKLWTLKEAYVKALGRGFSGSPFKTFTIRSAAASKESIHLSESSSFENSDIVVESLEDSTNHTGDWQFALLELAGSHYAAICSRKDCANIDKSHPMKIGVWRTIPLVEDEYVSGTNSVIAVGGLM is encoded by the exons ATGTTTTTAGCATGCGTGGTGATGAATTGCGAAAAGGAGCTCTGCTTGCTCGTGCTCTTGTTCGAACTACCATTGCGAGAT ATAAATCAAGTTAGTCCAAGGTCTTTGAAGTTTAGGAAGAACATCCATGGGAAGCCTGAGGTTTGGGTGCCATATGTT GTAGACTGGCAACAGATAGAGGATTGGCATCCTCAACAATTGCATTTCAATATTTCACATACCGAATCTCTAGTAGCATGTGGAGTGACGACGCATAATCCA ATTGGCATAGACATAGAAGAAAAGGAACGGAAGATTAAACACAGCATCTCATCATTTGCTAAAAGATACTTTTCCCAGCAAGAGGTGCAACTATTAAGTTCTATTTCAGACCCCGAAATTCAGCGccaggagttcataaaattatgGACGCTCAAG GAGGCTTATGTTAAAGCATTAGGTAGGGGATTTTCTGGATCACCATTCAAAACGTTTACCATCCGGTCTGCAGCTGCTAGCAAAGAAAGCATTCATCTTTCTGAAAGTTCCAGTTTTGAG AATTCTGACATAGTGGTCGAGTCTTTAGAGGATTCTACCAACCACACAGGCGATTGGCAATTTGCACTCTTGGAATTGGCTGGGTCTCATTATGCTGCTATTTGCTCAAGAAAGGACTGTGCCAATATAG ACAAAAGCCATCCTATGAAAATTGGAGTGTGGAGGACAATTCcacttgttgaagatgaatatgTTTCCGGGACTAATTCTGTCATCGCCGTTGGGGGGCTAATGTAA
- the LOC108215904 gene encoding uncharacterized protein LOC108215904 isoform X1, with product MFSRLRGVRFTMRMQCLDTKFFTSTSLVPMQLPSRMETHLWYVKPNEVKSEQLLNKYLEFLPKSEKEHVFSMRGDELRKGALLARALVRTTIARYQINQVSPRSLKFRKNIHGKPEVWVPYVVDWQQIEDWHPQQLHFNISHTESLVACGVTTHNPIGIDIEEKERKIKHSISSFAKRYFSQQEVQLLSSISDPEIQRQEFIKLWTLKEAYVKALGRGFSGSPFKTFTIRSAAASKESIHLSESSSFENSDIVVESLEDSTNHTGDWQFALLELAGSHYAAICSRKDCANIDKSHPMKIGVWRTIPLVEDEYVSGTNSVIAVGGLM from the exons ATGTTTTCACGCTTGCGTGGAGTAAGATTCACGATGAGGATGCAATGCCTGGATACAAAATTCTTTACTTCAACTTCTCTGGTGCCAATGCAACTTCCTTCCCGAAT GGAAACTCATCTTTGGTATGTTAAACCTAATGAAGTAAAGAGTGAACAACTCTTAAACAAATACTTGGAATTTCTGCCAAAGTCTGAAAAAGAACATGTTTTTAGCATGCGTGGTGATGAATTGCGAAAAGGAGCTCTGCTTGCTCGTGCTCTTGTTCGAACTACCATTGCGAGAT ATCAGATAAATCAAGTTAGTCCAAGGTCTTTGAAGTTTAGGAAGAACATCCATGGGAAGCCTGAGGTTTGGGTGCCATATGTT GTAGACTGGCAACAGATAGAGGATTGGCATCCTCAACAATTGCATTTCAATATTTCACATACCGAATCTCTAGTAGCATGTGGAGTGACGACGCATAATCCA ATTGGCATAGACATAGAAGAAAAGGAACGGAAGATTAAACACAGCATCTCATCATTTGCTAAAAGATACTTTTCCCAGCAAGAGGTGCAACTATTAAGTTCTATTTCAGACCCCGAAATTCAGCGccaggagttcataaaattatgGACGCTCAAG GAGGCTTATGTTAAAGCATTAGGTAGGGGATTTTCTGGATCACCATTCAAAACGTTTACCATCCGGTCTGCAGCTGCTAGCAAAGAAAGCATTCATCTTTCTGAAAGTTCCAGTTTTGAG AATTCTGACATAGTGGTCGAGTCTTTAGAGGATTCTACCAACCACACAGGCGATTGGCAATTTGCACTCTTGGAATTGGCTGGGTCTCATTATGCTGCTATTTGCTCAAGAAAGGACTGTGCCAATATAG ACAAAAGCCATCCTATGAAAATTGGAGTGTGGAGGACAATTCcacttgttgaagatgaatatgTTTCCGGGACTAATTCTGTCATCGCCGTTGGGGGGCTAATGTAA
- the LOC108216906 gene encoding rho GTPase-activating protein 5 codes for MKKDSREAGTMDIGAPTNVRHVTHVTFDRFNGFLGLPLEFEPQVPRKPPSASSSVFGVSTESMQLSFDSRGNSVPTILLMMQRRLYEQGGLQAEGIFRINGDNGQQESTREQLNMGLVPNNIDVHSLACLIKAWFRELPNGVLDTLAPEQVMQAQSEEDFSQLVRHLPPTEAALLDWAINLMADVVEMEFFNKMNARNVALVFAPNMTRMADPLTALMHAVKVMNFLKTLVEKTMRDREDFVVETGPAYDSEPSDEIEDNPMSLRSMIEIENEMSELEKASMNKKPLYYSSADLSSVDSEPEIKNDHASIMRTTSKGKSEGGQEKLKLKTPMRRVRYCESCVKKGDGKGTEPSEIRRTGGKSRRAFTTSRSNSRTERNAAWR; via the exons ATGAAGAAAGATAGTAGGGAAGCTGGAACCATGGATATCGGGGCGCCTACAAACGTAAGACATGTAACTCATGTCACCTTTGATCGATTTAATGGCTTTCTTGGCCTGCCCCTTGAGTTTGAACCTCAAGTTCCCAGAAAGCCACCTAGTGCAAG TTCAAGTGTGTTTGGAGTTTCAACAGAATCAATGCAGCTTTCATTCGATTCCAGAGGGAACAGTGTGCCCACGATACTTTTGATGATGCAAAGGCGTTTATATGAGCAGGGAGGTCTGCAG GCAGAAGGGATTTTCAGAATAAATGGCGATAATGGACAACAAGAGTCTACAAGGGAACAACTAAACATGGGACTGGTGCCAAACAACATAGATGTGCACAGTTTAGCCTGTCTGATCAAG GCTTGGTTTCGGGAGCTTCCAAATGGAGTATTGGACACTCTAGCACCAGAACAAGTCATGCAGGCTCAGTCGGAAGAGGATTTTTCTCAGCTGGTGAGGCACCTTCCACCAACAGAAGCTGCTTTACTGGATTGGGCAATTAATCTGATGGCTGATGTTGTTGAGATggaattttttaacaaaatgaatGCTCGCAATGTAGCTTTGGTGTTTGCACCAAACATGACGCGG ATGGCGGATCCCTTGACAGCGTTAATGCATGCAGTGAAAGTGATGAATTTTCTGAAGACACTTGTTGAGAAAACTATGAGGGACAGAGAAGACTTTGTAGTGGAAACGGGTCCTGCATACGACTCAGAGCCTTCAGATGAAATTGAGGACAATCCCATGTCTTTGCGGTCAATGATTGAGATAGAAAATGAGATGAGTGAGTTGGAGAAAGCATCGATGAACAAAAAACCACTATACTATAGCTCTGCAGACCTTTCTTCGGTTGACTCAGAGCCTGAAATCAAAAATGATCATGCATCTATTATGCGCACTACTagcaaagggaaatctgaagggGGTCAAGAGAAGCTGAAGTTGAAGACGCCAATGCGCAGAGTTAGATATTGTGAATCATGCGTGAAGAAAGGGGATGGGAAAGGCACCGAGCCTTCAGAGATTCGCCGTACAGGAGGCAAGAGCAGGAGAGCATTCACTACTAGTCGCTCCAATTCAAGAACCGAGAGAAATGCGGCCTGGAGATGA
- the LOC108218220 gene encoding uncharacterized protein LOC108218220: MESSDDSFPAADVEKELNPGNNTSVEVDSVSSQIAEGKGVAKKGEKGKNDPVQTFKTTMIVSGVLIVLAGVALAISKKLRENKA, encoded by the exons ATGGAGTCCTCCGATGATTCATTTCCCGCTGCTGATGTAGAGAAAGAGTTGAACCCGGGTAATAACACGTCCGTAGAGGTTGATTCTGTCTCATCTCAAATTGCGGAG GGAAAAGGTGTAGCGAAGAAGGGGGAGAAAGGAAAGAATGATCCGGTGCAAACGTTTAAAACAACCATGATTGTCTCGGGAGTCCTCATCGTGCTGGCTGGTGTAGCATTGGCCATATCCAAGAAACTAAGAGAGAATAAAGCTTAG
- the LOC108215904 gene encoding uncharacterized protein LOC108215904 isoform X2 — MFSRLRGVRFTMRMQCLDTKFFTSTSLVPMQLPSRMETHLWYVKPNEVKSEQLLNKYLEFLPKSEKEHVFSMRGDELRKGALLARALVRTTIARYQINQVSPRSLKFRKNIHGKPEVDWQQIEDWHPQQLHFNISHTESLVACGVTTHNPIGIDIEEKERKIKHSISSFAKRYFSQQEVQLLSSISDPEIQRQEFIKLWTLKEAYVKALGRGFSGSPFKTFTIRSAAASKESIHLSESSSFENSDIVVESLEDSTNHTGDWQFALLELAGSHYAAICSRKDCANIDKSHPMKIGVWRTIPLVEDEYVSGTNSVIAVGGLM, encoded by the exons ATGTTTTCACGCTTGCGTGGAGTAAGATTCACGATGAGGATGCAATGCCTGGATACAAAATTCTTTACTTCAACTTCTCTGGTGCCAATGCAACTTCCTTCCCGAAT GGAAACTCATCTTTGGTATGTTAAACCTAATGAAGTAAAGAGTGAACAACTCTTAAACAAATACTTGGAATTTCTGCCAAAGTCTGAAAAAGAACATGTTTTTAGCATGCGTGGTGATGAATTGCGAAAAGGAGCTCTGCTTGCTCGTGCTCTTGTTCGAACTACCATTGCGAGAT ATCAGATAAATCAAGTTAGTCCAAGGTCTTTGAAGTTTAGGAAGAACATCCATGGGAAGCCTGAG GTAGACTGGCAACAGATAGAGGATTGGCATCCTCAACAATTGCATTTCAATATTTCACATACCGAATCTCTAGTAGCATGTGGAGTGACGACGCATAATCCA ATTGGCATAGACATAGAAGAAAAGGAACGGAAGATTAAACACAGCATCTCATCATTTGCTAAAAGATACTTTTCCCAGCAAGAGGTGCAACTATTAAGTTCTATTTCAGACCCCGAAATTCAGCGccaggagttcataaaattatgGACGCTCAAG GAGGCTTATGTTAAAGCATTAGGTAGGGGATTTTCTGGATCACCATTCAAAACGTTTACCATCCGGTCTGCAGCTGCTAGCAAAGAAAGCATTCATCTTTCTGAAAGTTCCAGTTTTGAG AATTCTGACATAGTGGTCGAGTCTTTAGAGGATTCTACCAACCACACAGGCGATTGGCAATTTGCACTCTTGGAATTGGCTGGGTCTCATTATGCTGCTATTTGCTCAAGAAAGGACTGTGCCAATATAG ACAAAAGCCATCCTATGAAAATTGGAGTGTGGAGGACAATTCcacttgttgaagatgaatatgTTTCCGGGACTAATTCTGTCATCGCCGTTGGGGGGCTAATGTAA